In a single window of the Papaver somniferum cultivar HN1 chromosome 8, ASM357369v1, whole genome shotgun sequence genome:
- the LOC113304959 gene encoding 5-methyltetrahydropteroyltriglutamate--homocysteine methyltransferase-like, whose product MYFIVPELSPDLKSTYASHNAVAEYKEAKDLGIETVPVLVGPVSYLLLSKLAKGVDKSFSPLSLLEKIIPVYKEVLAEFKAAGATWVQFDEPTLVLDLESHQLRPTLVLADVLLI is encoded by the exons ATGTATTTTATTGTGCCTGAATTGAGTCCTGATCTGAAGTCCACATATGCTTCTCATAATGCAGTAGCTGAATACAAGGAGGCCAAAGAT CTCGGAATCGAGACAGTGCCAGTTCTTGTTGGACCTGTTTCTTACTTGTTGTTGTCAAAGCTTGCGAAGGGTGTGGATAAATCGttttcgcctctttctttgttGGAAAAGATAATTCCGGTCTATAA GGAAGTTTTGGCTGAGTTTAAGGCAGCTGGTGCTACTTGGGTGCAGTTTGATGAACCCACACTTGTACTAGACCTGGAATCGCATCAATTAAGACCCACACTTGTACTAGCTGATGTGCTATTAATCTAA